The Cyprinus carpio isolate SPL01 chromosome B22, ASM1834038v1, whole genome shotgun sequence genome contains the following window.
TACTTGGGGCCGTTGTCTGAGATAACAGCTTCTGGGATGCTGTGCAATGCAAAAGAAGCCTTTAGTTTACTTATTACAGCAGCAGAGTTTGTACTGAGAAACTTGTCCAGCTCAAAATATCTGCTGTAATAGTCAACTGTCACAAGATAGTCCTCGTTGTTCCAGGTGAATAAGTCGGTAGCCACTACTTGCCATGGCCATGCATCAGTACTGCCCCGAGTCTGTACTTGGAGGCATTGACCTGTAATCTGAGCTCTCTGAGAGGATCAAAATAGGCTAAGACTGGGCCTGGTTCACATGTGAGTAGCTCTTTCATCTTCTTGAAAGTGTCATGTTGGACATTCCAAACAAACTCACTTGACTCCTTAAGGAGCTGTCACAGTGGTGCGTTGACATCAGAAAGGCCAGGTGCAAATTTGGAAAGGTAGTTGATCATACCTAGCACTGTCTCAAGTTCTCCTTTGTCTTTAGGTGGTTCCATGTCTCTCACAGCAGCGACTTTGGCCTGGTCCGGCTTCACCCCTTCAGCAGTGAGAAGATGCCCAAAATAGTTCACCTCTGTTGCACAGATCATGCTTTTTTTCTGGATTGAGCTAGACTCCTCTCTTTCTCGAACGCTGAAGCATAACATGGAGGTTTTCATCATGCTCGACTTTGGTCTTTCCATAAATGAGAATGTCATCTACTATGGCCATGACCCCATTCAATCCTTCATATGTTTCATCAGTTTTTCACTGGAACTTGTCTTGGGCTGAAATCAGTCCGAAGGGGAGGTGTAAGAAACAGTAACGCCCAAAACTGAGTTGAAAGTAGTTAGTCTTGACGACTCCTCAGTGAGCCTAATGGCCCAATTACCCATTCTGGCATCTAGGACGTTAAAATATCGGGCAACCAGCAAGCTTGGATGTTATATCTTCAAGAGTGGATAATGGGTGGTGAGGTGGCTTAATGGCCTTGTTAAGGTTCCTCTGGTCCAGATACACCCTCAACTGACCTGTGCGTGGTTTTTCGGCAACAACCATGGAGTTTACCCATTCGGTTGTCTCTGTGACTTCAATGATAACACCCTGCCTTTCCATGCTCTCAAGCTCCTCTTTAAGATGGCTGCATAATGCAAGAGGAATACGTCTGGGTGGGTGAACTACTGGGGTTGCGTGCGGGTTTAAGTGTATGGTACACTCACCCGGAAACAGTCCAATCCCCTTGAAAACATCTGCAAACTTCTCCAAGACTGGCACCTCCGTCTATTTTTCTCTAACTGACAGTACCATCTTAATGAGGCCAAAGTCTATGCATCCTTTTAGCCCTAAGACAGGGGGTGCATTTGTGTCGACTACATAAGATGTCATAACCATCTCAATATCTTTGTGCTTGCATTTCAGGTTGCATTTGCCTTTTACCACCAGGCATTTACCACCATAACCATACAGGGGGCGAGATGTCGGCTGCAAAGTACACTGCATGTCCAGTTTGGTGTATTCGTACAGGGGTATGACATTAGCTGAGGATCCCGAGTCCAGCTCGAATTTGATTTCATGCTGTTTTTGACCTATTTTAATGTTCACAAAAGCCTATTCCATGTCTGAGCTCTGTCTGCTGTCAATAAACAGCTCATCACACTCCTCAAGCTGGTCTGAACCTTCTTGACTTATTGCATGAACAGTTTTCTCACAGTTAGGGTGGCATACTTTAGCAAAATGGTTTAATTTACCACATATTTTGCACACCTTTCCTTTTGCGGGACAATGAGAGCGTTTAGCATGACGCTTGTTTCCACAGTAGCTGCACAGTGCACTGAAGGAGCATTTCTAGGCTGCAAACTGTCGCTGTATCTCTTTGTGTACTTGGCGTTACGTTGCGTTGAAACTGAGCCTTTTGATGTGTGGCCTGAGATTGCGTGCACTGCATGTTCATGTGATGTACTCATGCTGCTTGTGACGGTTTTTAACTGTGCTTGAGCCAACTTATGAGCTCTAGTGACATCTATCGCAAGATTTGAGTTCAGGGACGTTCCGTTTCATTCAGGAGCAGTTAATCGTAATGGTCGTTCAGGGGTGCAAATCATGCTTAAAATCTGTCTTAAAATCTTCTAAAGTGTAGCCAGCCTTATGTATGAAACAAAGTTTGagtgtttttaagaaatttaaacaataaataccgttttgtggctttttaatgattggtcagatcgcttGCCAATCAAACTCCCTGTGAAGGGTCAGTTCCTGAACCAGACAGTGATGTAGCTGCTCAGGATGCTTTCGATAGTCCCTTTGTAAAATGTGGTGAGTATGTGGGGTGGGAGATGAACTTTCCTCAGCCTTCATAGAAAGTAGAGACGCTGCTAGGCTTTCTTCACTACGTACAGTAGTTGGTGTTGAGAGACCAGATGAGGTTCTCCACCAGATGACATAGAGGAATTGAGCCATCAATGTTCAGCAGAGAGTGGATATTGTGTGCTCTTCTAAAGTCAAGTCAAGATTGTTGACTTTGCACCTGATAGCCGATGCACCTTCTCCCTGTATGCTGACTCGTCACCTTTGTGGTGAGATTCCTTACAGTCATGTCATCCGCAAAATTAATGATATGATTTGTGCTGTACGTTGCTATGCAGTCGTGAACAGCGATGGACCAAGCACAGAGCCCTGGGCGGCTCCTGTGCTCAGAGTAGTGGTGTGGGAGAAGCTGATTCCTATCCAGACTGTCTGAGGTCTCAAGTCCAGGAATCAGAACAGAGGGAGGTGTTCAGGCCCAGCAGGGCCAGCTTGCCAAACATTTGCTAAGGAATGATGGTGTTAAATGATGAagctgaagtctatgaacagcattcttaCATATGTGTCTTTTTTGTCCATGTGAGTGAGAGCTAGGTGGAAGTTGTTGGTGATAGGATCACCTGTTGAGCATTTGCGGCGATATGCAAACTGTAAGGGGTGCAGTGTAGAGGGCAGAAGGGTCTTGATGTGTCTCTTGACAAGCCTCTTGAACCTACAGTAAGGACCTAAGAAAAAGTGAGGAAGAGATGGTATTTAGGTGCGTTTGATGCCTCTCAGTTTTCATTAAGATGAGTATAAACTATAGTGTGTTAAAATAATGGGGGAAATAAAAAGAcaatacatattttaagatattaatttaATGGAAGGCTATGTCAGCTTATTACATTGTTAGAGTGTTTCATAATTATagctattttaaacaatttatcatGCAAAGTGCTGGAAATTAAAATCAAAGACAgtaaaagaagaataaaaaatatttttttagaataaaaaaaagataactatacagaaataaaacacagattaaataattaaatatgcacatacTGATTACTCATTGCACACAATGAACACTGTACAGTATATTCCTTTTGCATTTACCATATGGAGGAGGTAATCATTAACAACTGCATTGATTTATTGATCAGTAACTCATTCAAGGTCCTGGAGGGCTAGTGATCTGCATAATTTACTTTCAACCCTTATCTAGCACACGTGTTCACCATTTTTAAATAGTTCTGAATACACTGATTAGCTTGGTCAGGTgggtttaattagggttggaactaaactcgaGTTAAAGAGCCCTGCTATAAGGTAATACAGATTCTACGGGTTTAGAGATATTTTGTTTACTGCAGAGGGTGTGCCCTTTCCTGGATACCTTTGTTGAACCAATTGGGTGGAAATAACACAGTGTTTATGTAATTGTCTTATGACCTgtctttaagattaaaaaaataaataaatcagatgactAACTggtaagactagtctaagcagtttatgtaACCAGCCACAGGAAGACAAGGAAGTTCTTAAATTAAATCTCTgtatatacaataaaacaataaaaaacattcatgtaaattaatatgaTAATTACTGGTCATAAAGTCCTTATTCTGCCATATTGCTTATTCACCATCTCTGTTACTTTAAAAAGCATTGTTCACTTCTGTGTTGTAGAAAACAGATACTTACATGTACTTGtagtttcagttttgtttctGTAGTTTGAGAGATAGCTACAGTATAAATATTCAGTGAGTAAAAACAAGGCACAGCATCATTCCTTTGAGATCTTTGTGAGAAAACAGACATGATATCGCTGTGGAACAGATCTTTACAGAAGAAAGCAAGTGATCTTCATGGCGACACCTGGAAGATTGAAACTGATCAGACTATTGTGGAAAACATTCAAGCTCCTAATTGGCACCAGTACATTTCTGGCTCCTTTGCAGAGTAAGAGCACAACTTTACCACACTAAAAGATTTTAAacagtgtttgtactgtattaAGATTTATGATGTATGCattaatcattgttaatgttaattaatacaaatacaatacaaatagttcataattagttaatgttagctcAGGTTTGTTAATTAGTATTTCCAGATACAGTTTTTGagttttaaaatgactaatgtagttaactagtgttaacaaatggtacattattgtaaagtattactaTACTTTTTAAACAGATAACCAAAATAGACTgcttactgatttttttaattagatattttgatagaatgaaaattaaatttaaggaAGTACCGTATccaaaaatatacacataaaccTCACAactattttattacagttaaacTGCTACTACAGTGTATAAATGTTATcagataaaacttaaaattacataaataaaatggtaattttgAAATACTACATAAAGGTGCCAAATACCACCAaccaatataaataataataataataataaattatttaatcattaaatcaTCATACAGAGTAATGACTGGATCTGGACGTATCAGTAGATgcataaactgatttattttccatttcGATTGTAGGTTCAGGTGTTCTCTTTGTAGAAGAACCTGGGGGTCTAGTAGAGTGCAGGTGATGTTTCATTTCTACCTGAACAAAGCAAGCAGACAGGGAATCATTAAACTACGATGCTACAAACAGGAATGTAGGACGTGCAATGAAGCTCAGTGGGAGGATCCAAACTTCCCAGTAGAAAACATCGATGTGCTGGTTGAGAGACTAGTTAAAAATATCCGCAAGAAATGCTATGAAGAAGACCTGGGTGAAGCAAACAGATCCTCAGTGTTTGATGGAAGATCTGATGGGCCACATGAAAGTGCTCACTGTGAAGCCTGTCGGCTTGGAATCTGCAGTCAAGCCAACTGAGATTGAGTTCATTGCTCAAATTTTCTAAGTGActatattattgaaaatatttgtaatattcgCTAAAATTAACAACTTGTTACTGCCGCAAGTGTAAGCTTATGGTTGACTTCTACtctttgttaattaattattgtgaGTTTAAATCTTTCTCTTTCACTGAATTCACTGCAGCCCTGCTTAATGTAAAACAGTACGCTACCACAGAAACCACCATATTTTTATTGTGGGTTTTACATCGCATATATTGTGCTTTGCATGTTGTTGCTTCTGTATTCTGGGATTAtgaaataaatggaaatgttGTGGTCAAAGGtctcttttgtttttagtttgtctaagcaaatcagtttttgtatatagtttgcCTGAATGTCCATTTCAGTCCTCACAGAGATCATGAAACTGTGAGGTAAAAgcccaatatatattttttagcacCTTTACTGTTATCTGCCTTCTCGTTCTTCAGCTGATGGCTTTAGTTTTGTTCTCAAGACCACAGGTAAGATATAGTCATGAAATAGTAATGCAATAGTTAAAGTTTATAGCATTGTTTAGTGCTTTATTAGTGTCTTTTAACACTATTATAACAGGCTGCTGGATACACAGCTATTCTTCTACATTTCCGGCTCATTATCTGCTGTCTCATCATGCAgtgtaagaaaaaattaatttcaaattcataGACTCTATGTAAGAACCAACAACCAAAAGCAGTTTGTATATAATTTGATTCAtggctttttatgtttttatttatattaatgtagtaaatatttgtgatttacattattaacatttgcaactttacaaatgatgtaaattataattatatttgtattgatAGTGTTGTAATCATTGACGgtttacattattaattatgtatacatcattaataatttacataaaaattatattttttaattgttcatgttAAGTGTTAGTTAAGGTTTCCTTTAACCCAGAATTTGGCAATACAACAGAcaaaacttttaatatttaatttgcaaaTTTATTCTTCCAGCTCTAATGGTGAAATCCGCAGAGAACATCAACTGCTCTGAACCCACTACCGATGGTCTCATAACAGCCCTGAAGGAAAATATCTTTGGCAAAACTGAAATAAGGCCAGTTATTAACCTGAAAACTCCCACCAACATCAGTGTGAACTTCATTCTGTATGGGATTTTAGATGTGGTAAGTTCTAATAAATCTAACAATTCTCAATCATGGCCACACAAAATCAGTATTCATTACATTAGAAACTGCTCTCAACCAATCTTGCATTCCATATACATCTATAAAGGGAATTCAgattgaaattacattttataaaacaatggATTGTAAACATCTATTTCAGCACTACTACATGTACTGTAATACTTAAGAATGTATAATTTCATGACTTCAAGTAAAGGTGCAAACCCGCCATCAGTGCTGGGGAAGCTGCTCTGAAACTGAcatgaaattaacatgaaaaataactaaataattattcatttagaattataatgaagttataagtaaaatatttggggcttaaaacaacatactgtaatACAATCATGATTTCAAAGagtagggtgaattcaggttgATTGGGACACTTTTCCAAACCATTTCAATGACAAGAAGTGTcccaaacatttgattttgtaaactattcgatacacaaaataataaaatactgtagaGTTAAATAGTTATATTAGTATATTGCTACAAACGTAACATCAGTGCAAGAACAAAATGTATGCAACTTAAACTTGATACGGAGGAGTCATAAAATAAGCAGGTTAAACTCATACAGCACATGCAGTATTTACAGACTGTGAATAGAGGCGTCAATCATCAGCTTTGCACGTGAACACTGTGCTTTGCATAAATCCCGCCACAACCATCCTTTGCCAAATGATAAGCACACTACTATATCgcgattttattttctgttcaattAGTGTTCATTACAAACTGTGGGGGGACAGATTGTATTATGACCATTCatgattgtaaaataaaacaaaataaagaaataaaataaagaaaaaaaaattaatcagtttaaAAAGCCTATTATTCACCTCCTGTATGTGCTTTAAGTCTTCGATGTAGGCCGCATTTCAATCTTTGTTTTGCGTAAATTAAAGTTGACTTATGTGACATATCCACTCGTGTACATCCTTTGCAATATCATTAGACAATCTCTTGACGGTGGACAGATTGTTAAGCCGCGCGATGCGTGATATCACAACAGATGGCGGTAATGATCAAATTTAGTTTGTGATCTAGTCAGAAGAAGATGCTGCACTGCTGCTTCAATGCATTACAGGCTTGTGATTCGTCAGAACGCAAAACGCAATGTAGCATTTGCTCGCGCTACACTGCTACTTGCTGGAAAAAGTAGTTAGCTACAGGaaaagctacactgttttaaaagtaTCATCGCTACTGTAAAGTTACTGACAAATGTAGTTATGCTTGTAGTGTAGCTACTTGTAGCTAGCTACTCCCCAACACTACCTGCCATACTGCTAACTGGTTTATGAATAGCAATTGCTTGTAATAGTGACaaaatcaagtaatttttttctcttttaggaCGAAAAAGCACAGAAACTTAAC
Protein-coding sequences here:
- the LOC109073922 gene encoding receptor-transporting protein 2-like: MISLWNRSLQKKASDLHGDTWKIETDQTIVENIQAPNWHQYISGSFAEFRCSLCRRTWGSSRVQVMFHFYLNKASRQGIIKLRCYKQECRTCNEAQWEDPNFPVENIDVLVERLVKNIRKKCYEEDLGEANRSSVFDGRSDGPHESAHCEACRLGICSQAN